In Ostrea edulis chromosome 10, xbOstEdul1.1, whole genome shotgun sequence, one genomic interval encodes:
- the LOC125665509 gene encoding uncharacterized protein LOC125665509: protein MKFRRRSARKNDTLCILLILEVVSHELVLSLMCLSCNESIQPRHCHSIAYCAEDEVCFVERVASLYGVRYNTGCLQKPVCQKQNETRYVHGNSDGNLQTPTCTECCSTDLCNAQGCGEPGYPPLSARGPICLKCSQQFNNEECREIAHCRNSELCFIKEESEFGDLVYTSGCMPFQQCISIISNTHALVDLSNMHHYTYSSKPHIPTSTPTTRLLTTPPTTALPTTTAPTTDLPTTTALPTTAPTTDLPTKKTTELGSTGILGKRERARKRRFTSCEHCCRGDLCNNVCVHYSQVTPTPHYFTASPAA from the exons ATGAAATTTAGAAGACGGTCTGCTAGAAAAAACG ATACACTATGTATTCTTTTGATACTGGAAGTCGTCTCACATGAACTGG TTCTGTCACTGATGTGTTTATCCTGTAATGAGTCCATTCAGCCTCGACATTGTCATAGCATAGCGTATTGTGCGGAAGACGAG GTTTGTTTTGTTGAAAGAGTGGCGTCACTTTACGGTGTGAGATATAACACAGGATGTCTTCAGAAACCA GTTTGTCAAAAACAGAATGAGACTCGGTACGTACACGGAAATAGCGATGGTAACTTACAAACTCCGACCTGTACAGAATGTTGTAGTACCGATCTCTGTAACGCTCAAGGGTGTGGCGAACCAG GTTATCCTCCATTAAGTGCAAGGGGGCCTATCTGTTTGAAGTGTTCCCAGCAGTTTAACAATGAAGAGTGTAGAGAAATAGCTCATTGCAGGAATTCTGAG CTATGCTTCATTAAGGAGGAATCTGAATTTGGTGACCTGGTGTACACATCAGGTTGTATGCCGTTTCAG CAATGCATAAGCATAATATCGAACACCCATGCCTTGGTGGACTTATCGAATATGCACCATTACACATATTCGTCAAAACCACATATACCGACGTCAACGCCAACAACACGTTTACTGACGACACCGCCAACAACAGCTTTACCGACAACAACAGCGCCAACAACAGATTTACCGACAACAACAGCTTTACCGACAACAGCACCAACAACAGATTTACCGACGAAAAAGACTACAGAATTAGGCTCAACTGGTATACTTGGCAAGAGGGAGCGTGCTAGAAAGAGAAGGTTTACATCGTGTGAACACTGCTGTCGTGGTGATTTGTGCAATAATGTCTGCGTACATTACA GTCAAGTAACTCCCACGCCACACT